Proteins from a single region of Nitrospinota bacterium:
- a CDS encoding DUF3365 domain-containing protein — translation MSKYLLPFLLFLILLTGFLTPVWADPATGGKNKSGISPASAADYIHSVIEAGRTIYAEVIVERLGVTIDLKATENWEEEHTLPLPAQFLLLSSRTSNAREVGMTYSLMSLWPINAQNGPKTKIEKIGLEEILKTPEKPFTKVVSIQGKPFFKAIYPDKAITKACITCHNNHPKSPKKDFKFGDVMGGISIVLPLNDNAADPEKHLIPAEVVADYIHSVLESDRQVYSEHVVNRLQKNNIVYASENWWEDNALLLPAQFLLNASDLIINKNIDLDFKLISSWPINNHNGPANEFERRGLKDIIRHPVRPFIEYRDIGGRKYFQAVYPDFAVSPACVSCHNAHPNSPKRDFKLNDVMGGIVMTLPLE, via the coding sequence ATGTCAAAATACCTGCTCCCGTTCCTGCTTTTCCTGATCCTGTTGACTGGTTTCCTGACCCCCGTCTGGGCCGACCCTGCTACCGGAGGTAAAAATAAAAGCGGGATTTCCCCCGCATCGGCTGCGGACTATATTCATTCCGTCATTGAAGCTGGAAGGACCATTTATGCGGAAGTGATTGTCGAGCGTCTGGGAGTCACCATTGACCTGAAAGCCACGGAAAACTGGGAAGAAGAACACACCCTGCCACTTCCCGCCCAATTTCTTTTACTATCTTCCCGAACATCCAATGCCAGAGAGGTCGGGATGACCTACAGCCTGATGAGCTTATGGCCCATTAATGCGCAAAATGGGCCCAAGACCAAAATAGAAAAAATCGGGCTGGAAGAAATATTAAAAACACCGGAGAAACCTTTCACCAAGGTGGTATCCATCCAAGGGAAACCCTTTTTTAAAGCCATCTACCCGGACAAAGCAATCACCAAAGCCTGTATCACGTGCCATAACAATCACCCCAAAAGCCCTAAAAAGGATTTTAAATTCGGCGATGTCATGGGCGGCATTTCCATCGTATTGCCTCTCAATGACAACGCTGCGGATCCAGAGAAACATCTGATTCCCGCAGAAGTGGTCGCGGACTATATTCATTCGGTTTTGGAATCGGACCGGCAGGTGTATTCAGAGCATGTGGTGAACCGCTTGCAGAAAAACAATATCGTTTACGCATCCGAAAACTGGTGGGAAGACAATGCCCTACTCCTTCCGGCGCAATTCCTGCTGAATGCTTCCGATTTGATAATCAATAAAAATATTGATCTGGATTTTAAACTGATCAGCTCCTGGCCCATCAACAATCACAACGGACCGGCCAATGAATTTGAACGCAGGGGTTTGAAAGACATCATCCGCCACCCGGTGCGCCCGTTCATTGAATACAGGGATATTGGCGGAAGAAAATATTTTCAGGCCGTTTATCCGGATTTTGCCGTGAGCCCCGCCTGTGTGTCCTGCCACAATGCCCACCCCAATAGCCCCAAACGAGACTTCAAACTGAACGATGTGATGGGCGGAATCGTCATGACCTTGCCGTTGGAGTGA
- a CDS encoding 6-carboxytetrahydropterin synthase, whose amino-acid sequence MYEVKIITKFSSAHQLRLYDGKYENLHGHNWGATVIVEAEELDAMGVGIDFVVLKKKVDGILSQLDYQNINEVPPFDKLNPSAENIARWLFDALNADIKTETIRVKRVEIREMDECGAAYYE is encoded by the coding sequence ATGTACGAAGTCAAAATAATCACAAAGTTTTCATCGGCGCATCAATTGCGCCTGTACGATGGTAAATACGAAAACCTGCACGGCCACAATTGGGGCGCGACGGTGATCGTGGAAGCGGAAGAGTTGGACGCAATGGGCGTCGGCATCGATTTCGTGGTGCTCAAAAAAAAGGTAGACGGCATATTGTCCCAACTCGATTACCAGAACATCAATGAAGTCCCGCCTTTCGATAAGCTGAACCCTTCAGCGGAAAACATCGCCCGGTGGCTGTTTGATGCGTTGAACGCCGATATCAAAACAGAAACGATTCGTGTCAAACGTGTGGAGATTCGGGAAATGGACGAATGCGGTGCCGCGTATTACGAATAA
- the bioA gene encoding adenosylmethionine--8-amino-7-oxononanoate transaminase yields the protein MNKLKSKSDADLVRDLHSIWHPCTQMKDHETVPPILIERGEGVYLFDREGNKYLDVISSWWVNLLGHNHPRLNAALIRQLDKVAHVMFAGITHQPAIDLAERLVQLTPENLKKVFFSDNGSTAVEVAVKMSLQYWQQTGRGNKRKFAYLKGAYHGETLGALSLCGIDMFREKFKPNLMANIEVQGPDCFRCPYGLKPESCQAECFAPMQQTLEKHKDTLAGVIIEPLVQGAAGMKMYPPLYLKKLEKACKANDVHTIYDEIAVGFGRTGSLFVCGGYELNPTFLCLSKGITSGYLPLAATLTEDEIYSAFYGEFSEMKLFIHSHSYSANPLACAVANESLAILTENDFMETLKPKILALGKYGNKLKELKWCGEFRQTGMIAAVELVADKETKEEFPFERRVGYQIYQEGLKRGVLMRPMGNVIYFIPPLVISTDEIKMMIDTAYDCIQAVCQK from the coding sequence ATGAATAAACTGAAATCTAAGTCGGATGCCGATCTGGTCAGGGATCTCCACTCCATTTGGCATCCGTGCACACAAATGAAAGATCACGAAACCGTCCCGCCGATTTTGATCGAGCGGGGGGAGGGCGTTTACCTGTTTGACCGGGAAGGGAACAAATACCTCGATGTGATCTCATCCTGGTGGGTGAATCTGCTGGGGCACAATCATCCCAGGCTCAATGCGGCTTTGATTAGACAACTGGATAAAGTCGCGCATGTCATGTTTGCCGGCATCACCCATCAACCCGCCATCGACCTGGCCGAGCGCCTGGTGCAACTCACCCCGGAAAATTTAAAAAAGGTATTTTTTTCCGACAACGGTTCCACTGCGGTGGAAGTGGCGGTCAAAATGAGCCTGCAGTACTGGCAACAGACCGGGCGGGGGAACAAACGAAAATTTGCGTATCTGAAAGGCGCCTATCATGGGGAGACTCTGGGGGCCTTATCCCTGTGCGGGATCGACATGTTCCGGGAAAAATTTAAACCAAACCTCATGGCGAATATTGAGGTGCAAGGGCCAGACTGCTTCCGCTGTCCTTATGGATTGAAGCCGGAGTCCTGCCAGGCGGAATGCTTTGCGCCCATGCAACAGACACTGGAAAAGCACAAGGATACTTTAGCGGGTGTGATCATCGAACCGCTGGTGCAGGGTGCGGCGGGGATGAAAATGTATCCCCCGCTTTATTTAAAGAAACTTGAAAAAGCATGCAAGGCGAATGACGTCCACACCATTTACGATGAAATTGCCGTCGGCTTCGGGCGAACGGGTTCGCTTTTTGTTTGTGGTGGATATGAATTGAACCCGACCTTTTTGTGCCTCTCTAAGGGCATCACCTCCGGTTATCTGCCGCTGGCGGCGACCCTCACGGAAGATGAGATCTATTCGGCGTTCTATGGCGAATTTTCCGAGATGAAATTATTCATCCACAGTCACAGTTATTCCGCCAACCCGCTGGCCTGCGCCGTGGCCAATGAATCGCTGGCGATTTTAACCGAAAACGATTTTATGGAAACACTGAAACCCAAAATCCTTGCATTAGGGAAATATGGAAACAAACTGAAGGAATTGAAATGGTGCGGTGAGTTCCGGCAAACAGGAATGATCGCGGCGGTCGAGCTGGTTGCGGACAAAGAGACGAAAGAGGAATTTCCTTTTGAAAGACGAGTGGGGTATCAGATTTATCAAGAGGGGTTAAAGCGTGGGGTGCTCATGCGGCCTATGGGAAATGTGATTTATTTCATCCCTCCATTGGTTATTTCGACGGATGAAATTAAAATGATGATCGACACGGCATATGATTGCATTCAGGCTGTGTGTCAAAAATAA
- the thiO gene encoding glycine oxidase ThiO, giving the protein MNNNDFDVIIIGAGVIGFSIAFRLKRIQPGLKIAVLGDSVNSLMASRAAAGMLAPFGECEKADRFFQFCRESLEKYPEFIEELIAVSGVPVFFSMQGSLMPSAFYGNGWEDLKRFFQEEKIPHEVWQPEKVRAKAPYLSKDCGEVLWVGEGQVNNRQLHDSLVAAAGKLGVTIAEENVTGFVRDATAIECAVTDSGNIKGKKFVLASGSWSQQLGKTLEVSMPLKPIKGQMCRLQVEDNRLDYTVHGLLTYIAPWRGGHGFVIGSTMEDRGFDASVEDEVIQGLIERASDILPCLREAPLIESWTGLRPAAEDLMPVMGKSVRYDNLYYSTGHYRNGILQTPNQADYVTAVLLETLQEEIAEFSPGRYQL; this is encoded by the coding sequence ATGAATAATAACGATTTTGACGTCATTATCATCGGGGCGGGGGTCATTGGTTTCAGCATCGCCTTCCGATTGAAACGCATCCAACCGGGTCTGAAAATCGCGGTTTTGGGCGATTCAGTGAACTCCCTGATGGCATCGCGGGCGGCGGCGGGCATGTTGGCGCCGTTTGGTGAATGCGAAAAGGCCGACCGTTTTTTTCAATTTTGCCGGGAATCGCTTGAAAAATATCCCGAATTTATTGAAGAGCTGATAGCTGTGAGCGGCGTGCCGGTCTTTTTTTCCATGCAGGGGTCACTCATGCCATCGGCCTTTTACGGGAATGGATGGGAGGATCTGAAGCGTTTTTTTCAGGAAGAAAAAATTCCGCATGAGGTCTGGCAACCGGAAAAGGTTCGAGCGAAGGCTCCTTATTTATCCAAGGATTGTGGCGAAGTCCTGTGGGTTGGAGAGGGCCAGGTCAACAACCGGCAGTTGCACGACTCTCTCGTTGCGGCGGCTGGCAAGCTGGGAGTTACCATTGCGGAAGAAAACGTCACCGGCTTCGTTCGGGACGCCACTGCGATTGAGTGTGCGGTGACGGATTCAGGAAATATAAAAGGCAAAAAATTTGTATTGGCATCGGGCAGTTGGTCGCAACAACTGGGAAAAACTCTTGAGGTCTCCATGCCCCTGAAACCCATTAAAGGTCAGATGTGTCGGTTGCAAGTGGAAGACAATCGCTTGGACTACACCGTGCACGGGTTGTTGACTTACATTGCGCCGTGGCGGGGCGGGCATGGGTTTGTTATTGGTTCCACCATGGAAGACCGGGGGTTTGACGCCTCGGTGGAAGATGAAGTCATTCAAGGCCTGATTGAACGTGCGTCAGATATTCTCCCTTGTTTGCGGGAGGCTCCTTTGATCGAGTCGTGGACGGGGTTGCGCCCGGCGGCAGAAGACTTGATGCCGGTCATGGGAAAAAGCGTTCGCTATGATAATTTGTATTATTCTACGGGGCATTATAGAAACGGAATATTGCAAACTCCAAATCAGGCTGATTATGTAACGGCGGTTCTTCTGGAAACGTTGCAGGAAGAAATAGCGGAATTTTCTCCCGGCCGCTATCAACTTTAA
- a CDS encoding L-2-amino-thiazoline-4-carboxylic acid hydrolase has protein sequence MNDKLDSTAATEQASIEDRIDPILNHLAVEGADFDKTKIRNLFIRLWDYEKGDGLSPEEQFLTTIGLFIYTSHNILDEYNIRVDRVRQAIINALETWQKPELEKMVAAERATEDPFKAFVDSNLPKVDEIYTWEKFQLEHKQADEKQWTYKMKRCWFAEFFIRFGRVDYIETACMFDQIPWNNRKDYVDLKLNNMFRKLGTVCQFNYKPVKTEKKDS, from the coding sequence ATGAACGATAAATTAGACAGCACCGCCGCCACTGAGCAAGCAAGCATCGAGGATCGTATTGATCCCATCTTAAACCACCTTGCTGTCGAAGGAGCGGACTTTGATAAAACTAAAATCCGCAACCTGTTCATCCGCCTGTGGGATTACGAGAAAGGTGATGGTCTTTCCCCTGAAGAGCAATTTTTAACAACTATAGGTCTGTTCATCTACACCTCGCACAATATTCTGGATGAATACAATATCCGGGTCGATCGTGTCAGGCAAGCCATTATCAACGCTCTGGAAACATGGCAAAAACCGGAACTGGAAAAAATGGTTGCCGCAGAACGTGCCACGGAAGATCCATTTAAAGCGTTTGTTGATTCTAATCTCCCTAAAGTCGACGAAATTTATACCTGGGAAAAATTCCAATTAGAACATAAGCAAGCCGATGAAAAACAATGGACTTATAAAATGAAACGCTGCTGGTTCGCCGAATTCTTTATCCGCTTTGGCAGGGTGGACTATATTGAAACCGCTTGCATGTTTGACCAGATCCCCTGGAATAACAGAAAAGACTACGTGGACCTGAAGCTCAACAATATGTTTCGTAAATTAGGCACCGTCTGCCAGTTCAATTACAAACCCGTCAAAACCGAAAAAAAGGACTCCTGA
- a CDS encoding glycosyltransferase family 2 protein, whose protein sequence is MPKDITLIITNWNGRELLKECLPSVLAAVEYDTAHSYEVLVIDDCSADDSLEVLEKEFPSVRREKTPHNLGFQGANNYAVELAESSIVMPMNNDIKLDEKALLLLARHFDDGDVFAVSGKIFAFDQTTFLYGNRGGYFHNGHFYLYEKNPDDTSQTLFACGGAFMVDRKRYLELGGFDLLYHPLYYEEIDLSYRALKRGWQVAYEPASVAYHKVQSTITRQEKRRQIGLISARNNYLFVWKNILDRRMTGEFIFFIPLFLLRDLFRLKSRFWMAFFMALKRLPMALAGRKIEKAAVRFSDREILERINANRSNINPNG, encoded by the coding sequence ATGCCCAAGGACATCACCCTGATCATCACCAACTGGAATGGACGGGAACTTTTGAAAGAATGCCTGCCTTCGGTTCTTGCCGCTGTCGAATACGACACGGCCCATTCCTATGAAGTGCTGGTCATCGACGATTGCAGTGCCGACGACAGCCTGGAAGTTCTAGAAAAGGAATTTCCAAGCGTCCGGCGGGAAAAAACGCCGCACAACCTCGGCTTTCAAGGAGCCAATAATTACGCGGTGGAGCTGGCTGAGTCTTCTATCGTGATGCCAATGAACAACGACATCAAACTGGACGAGAAAGCGTTGCTGCTTCTGGCCCGGCATTTTGATGACGGCGACGTATTTGCGGTGAGCGGCAAGATTTTTGCTTTCGATCAGACCACTTTTCTATACGGCAACCGCGGTGGCTATTTCCACAACGGGCATTTCTACCTTTACGAAAAAAATCCTGACGACACCAGCCAAACCCTGTTTGCCTGTGGCGGAGCTTTCATGGTGGATCGCAAACGCTATCTGGAACTGGGCGGGTTCGATCTCCTGTACCACCCTTTGTATTATGAAGAGATTGATTTGTCTTACCGGGCTTTGAAGCGCGGCTGGCAGGTGGCTTATGAACCGGCCTCCGTTGCTTATCACAAAGTCCAGTCCACTATCACCCGCCAGGAAAAACGCCGCCAGATCGGTTTGATCTCCGCCCGCAACAACTATTTGTTCGTGTGGAAAAATATCCTCGACCGCCGCATGACCGGGGAGTTTATATTTTTTATTCCCCTGTTTCTGCTCCGTGATTTGTTCCGTCTCAAATCACGATTCTGGATGGCATTTTTCATGGCGCTGAAACGCCTGCCGATGGCGCTTGCGGGAAGAAAAATAGAAAAAGCCGCTGTCCGCTTTTCCGACCGGGAAATTCTTGAGCGAATCAACGCCAATCGCTCCAACATCAACCCCAATGGCTAA
- a CDS encoding ATPase produces the protein MVPNPHRNKTAPLIKKASGEIEPFSREKLERSLSMTGASPVLVQRVIDRVAKKVSSGISTRKLYRMAFQLLQREARYLAARYSLKHAVMSLGPSGFPFEKFVGALLEKQGYETQVGVIMQGACVTHEVDVVAVKGNHRRLVECKYHNREGIKCDVKIPLYVYARSLDLKNNSPSELVSEFWLVTNTKFTVDAITYGSCVGLNLLSWDYPEGRSLKLMIEKEGVHPITCLTTLKSNQKKKLLSNNVVLCHEILEKPDLLREIGLKEALINRVVKEVTDLIEI, from the coding sequence ATGGTTCCCAACCCCCATCGAAATAAAACCGCCCCCCTCATTAAAAAAGCATCGGGTGAGATAGAGCCTTTCTCCAGGGAGAAACTGGAACGATCTCTCAGCATGACCGGCGCTTCCCCGGTGCTTGTTCAGCGGGTGATCGATCGTGTGGCAAAAAAAGTCAGTTCCGGCATATCAACCCGAAAACTTTATCGCATGGCGTTTCAGCTGTTACAAAGGGAGGCGCGCTATCTTGCGGCCCGTTACAGTTTGAAACACGCTGTCATGAGTTTGGGGCCCAGTGGCTTTCCTTTTGAGAAGTTTGTGGGAGCACTATTGGAAAAGCAGGGGTACGAAACCCAGGTCGGCGTTATTATGCAGGGAGCCTGCGTGACCCATGAGGTCGATGTGGTCGCCGTTAAGGGAAATCACAGGCGCCTGGTGGAATGCAAATATCATAATCGAGAAGGGATAAAATGTGATGTTAAAATTCCCCTTTATGTCTATGCCCGCTCCCTGGATTTAAAAAATAACTCTCCAAGTGAATTGGTCAGTGAATTCTGGCTGGTCACCAACACAAAATTTACTGTGGATGCCATTACGTACGGGAGCTGTGTCGGTCTCAATTTACTGAGCTGGGACTATCCCGAGGGCCGGAGTTTGAAACTGATGATCGAAAAGGAGGGCGTCCACCCGATCACCTGTCTGACCACCCTTAAAAGCAATCAAAAGAAAAAGCTTTTGAGTAATAATGTGGTTCTCTGTCATGAAATTTTGGAAAAACCGGACTTGCTTCGAGAAATCGGCTTGAAGGAAGCTCTAATCAACCGGGTTGTGAAAGAAGTGACCGACTTGATCGAAATTTGA
- a CDS encoding FMN-binding protein, translating into MEKCLWSFIKREVYILVLPFVLAGFLGVNLIFPVESFSEEKEFDLQVYLTKEEALGVAFPGADATDKERKWLSEEQKKAIAKMSLVEINEKWLTFYVGKKNGTPMGYTLIDHMIGKSFPITFMTVLNLDGTVRDVEILVYREPRGWEVKFPSFMSQFFGRNAQSDFREINTITGATLSVNAITTGVKKAVSAYQVLYLDAKK; encoded by the coding sequence ATGGAGAAATGTCTGTGGAGTTTCATTAAAAGAGAAGTTTATATTTTAGTTTTACCCTTTGTCCTGGCAGGATTTTTAGGCGTCAATCTGATTTTTCCAGTGGAATCCTTTTCAGAGGAGAAGGAATTTGACTTGCAGGTGTATCTCACTAAAGAAGAGGCTTTAGGGGTTGCCTTTCCAGGGGCGGATGCTACTGATAAGGAACGCAAGTGGCTTAGCGAAGAGCAAAAGAAAGCCATTGCAAAGATGTCATTGGTGGAAATTAACGAGAAGTGGCTTACTTTTTATGTGGGCAAAAAAAATGGCACACCCATGGGATATACGCTGATCGATCATATGATCGGTAAGTCGTTCCCTATCACGTTCATGACCGTGCTCAACTTGGACGGAACGGTGCGGGATGTAGAAATTCTGGTTTACCGGGAACCTCGCGGTTGGGAGGTGAAGTTTCCGTCATTCATGAGTCAGTTTTTTGGCCGGAATGCGCAATCCGACTTCCGGGAAATCAATACCATCACCGGGGCGACTCTGTCTGTTAACGCGATTACCACGGGAGTGAAAAAGGCGGTATCGGCCTATCAAGTGCTTTACCTTGACGCCAAAAAATGA
- a CDS encoding response regulator — MLIDGNKKDRLPIAVMLNRFGHKVRLVSYGSEAIACLQSEDFDLIVVSHALGDMSGIEFLGQNQKDNNAKVIYLSDKGSIEEFIQVVNLGAFEYVRKPISPVQFAVIVCDFFIENLREYQLNSGAIS, encoded by the coding sequence TTGTTAATTGATGGAAACAAGAAGGACCGTTTGCCAATTGCCGTCATGTTAAACCGGTTTGGCCATAAAGTCCGGCTGGTTAGCTACGGATCAGAGGCCATAGCGTGTTTGCAGTCGGAGGATTTTGACCTGATCGTCGTCAGCCATGCATTGGGGGATATGTCTGGAATCGAATTTTTGGGTCAAAACCAAAAAGATAATAACGCCAAAGTGATCTATTTGTCCGATAAGGGGAGCATTGAAGAATTTATTCAGGTCGTCAATCTGGGGGCCTTTGAATATGTGCGCAAACCGATCAGTCCTGTCCAGTTTGCAGTGATCGTTTGCGACTTCTTTATCGAAAATCTCAGGGAGTATCAATTAAATTCCGGAGCAATTTCTTGA
- a CDS encoding TMEM165/GDT1 family protein → MKAYWIVFFSVFLAELGDKTQLATLLFATNQSLGKVGVFFASSLALVVSTLIAVVVGGQISHLLSVEKLKLIAGAGFILIGAWTLWDAR, encoded by the coding sequence GTGAAAGCCTATTGGATCGTTTTTTTCAGCGTTTTTCTGGCGGAGTTGGGTGATAAAACCCAACTGGCAACGCTTTTATTCGCTACCAATCAGTCACTGGGCAAAGTAGGGGTCTTTTTTGCCTCCTCCCTGGCCCTGGTTGTGAGCACGTTGATCGCCGTTGTCGTGGGCGGGCAAATCTCCCATTTGCTCTCTGTCGAAAAACTCAAACTGATCGCCGGCGCCGGTTTCATCCTCATCGGTGCGTGGACCCTGTGGGATGCCCGATGA
- a CDS encoding DUF1957 domain-containing protein, whose product MSQPKGYLALVLHAHLPFVRHPEYNEFLEEDWLYEAITETYIPLLSIFEGLVEDEVPFKLTLTMTPTLLSMLGDPLLQERYRRHLDRLIELSCKEMERTRYQPEFHDLALHYHWELSRVREMFVNHYQNNIIQGFKKFQDLGHLELITCGATHGFLPLMAVNESAVRAQIQTAVQTHEKFLGRKPRGIWLPECGYQPGIEKYLEEVGIRFFFTDTHGILHATPRPKYGVFAPIYCPNGVAVFGRDTESSKQVWSANEGYPGDYDYREYYRDIGFDLEYDYIRPYIATTGERKMTGFKYFRITGKGDHKQPYNPENAVTKAADHAGNFMFNRQQQVEHLGRLMDRPPLVVAPYDAELYGHWWYEGPDWLNFLIRKIAFDQETIELTNPSSYLQKYPTHQMATPSTSSWGYKGYHEYWLGKDNDWIYRHLHKAAERMEEMSKNHQHATGLEERALNQAARELLLAQGSDWAFIMTSGTMVAYAVKRTRDHINRFTRIYHDLQSQSLDEGWLAEIEKKDNLFTDINFRMYAG is encoded by the coding sequence ATGAGCCAGCCCAAAGGATACCTCGCTCTGGTTTTACACGCCCACCTGCCCTTTGTCCGGCACCCGGAATACAATGAGTTTCTGGAAGAGGACTGGCTGTATGAGGCCATCACGGAAACCTACATTCCCCTGCTCAGTATTTTTGAAGGACTGGTAGAGGACGAAGTTCCCTTCAAACTCACCCTCACCATGACGCCCACTTTATTGAGCATGCTGGGGGACCCCTTGCTACAGGAACGCTATCGTCGGCATCTGGACCGATTGATCGAGTTGTCCTGCAAGGAAATGGAACGCACCCGCTATCAGCCGGAGTTTCACGATCTGGCTCTGCATTATCACTGGGAGCTCAGCCGGGTTCGGGAAATGTTCGTCAACCATTACCAGAACAATATCATCCAGGGCTTCAAAAAATTTCAGGACCTGGGGCATCTGGAATTGATCACCTGCGGCGCCACACACGGGTTCCTGCCTCTGATGGCAGTGAATGAAAGCGCGGTGCGGGCGCAGATTCAAACCGCCGTTCAGACACATGAAAAATTTCTCGGCAGAAAACCGCGCGGCATCTGGCTTCCTGAGTGCGGTTACCAGCCGGGCATTGAAAAATATCTGGAAGAAGTGGGCATCCGTTTCTTTTTTACCGACACGCATGGCATTCTGCACGCCACCCCGCGACCCAAATACGGCGTCTTCGCCCCGATTTATTGTCCCAACGGCGTGGCCGTGTTTGGCCGGGACACGGAATCCTCCAAGCAAGTGTGGAGCGCTAATGAAGGCTATCCCGGCGATTACGATTACCGCGAATATTATCGGGATATCGGCTTCGACCTGGAATACGATTATATCCGGCCCTACATCGCCACGACCGGAGAGCGCAAGATGACCGGGTTTAAATATTTTCGCATCACCGGGAAAGGCGATCACAAGCAACCTTACAACCCCGAAAATGCTGTCACCAAAGCCGCAGATCATGCAGGGAATTTCATGTTCAACCGCCAACAACAGGTAGAGCATTTAGGCCGCCTCATGGACCGGCCACCGCTCGTCGTTGCTCCTTACGATGCCGAGCTGTATGGCCACTGGTGGTATGAAGGGCCCGACTGGCTGAATTTTTTGATCCGCAAAATCGCTTTCGATCAGGAAACCATCGAACTGACGAACCCCTCCAGTTATCTGCAAAAGTATCCGACGCATCAGATGGCAACCCCCTCCACTTCCAGCTGGGGCTACAAGGGATACCACGAATACTGGCTGGGCAAGGATAACGACTGGATCTATCGTCATCTGCATAAAGCCGCAGAACGCATGGAAGAGATGTCCAAAAACCATCAACACGCAACGGGTCTGGAAGAACGGGCGCTCAACCAGGCGGCCAGGGAACTGCTATTAGCCCAGGGCAGTGACTGGGCCTTCATCATGACATCAGGAACCATGGTCGCATACGCCGTAAAACGCACCCGCGACCATATCAATCGTTTCACCCGAATTTATCACGACCTGCAAAGTCAAAGTCTGGATGAGGGATGGCTGGCGGAAATTGAGAAAAAGGACAATCTCTTTACGGATATCAACTTCAGGATGTATGCCGGTTAG